One genomic segment of Opisthocomus hoazin isolate bOpiHoa1 chromosome 23, bOpiHoa1.hap1, whole genome shotgun sequence includes these proteins:
- the PWWP2A gene encoding PWWP domain-containing protein 2A isoform X1: MAAMAAEAAATAAVPGDGGAGEAEPEMEPIPGSEAGADPLSAVTEAVESVVPDGEEADGGKAAPGEAEEPPPVQLARSPAGTREPDAERTEKPPPPAPAPASPSPGTEGPPQPCPPAAARPPLPPEPPQPCPPPAGGSAGPEPGEEPSRPEEEEPDAAAAEPERPVPAAAAGGWAEAALLPGAEVRVTLDHIIEDALVVSFRLGEKLFSGVLMDLSKRFGPHGIPVTIFPKREYKDKPEAMQLQSKAFQDEAQVKCESNAAVPDDSSLAQPSEPSIAKSLWTSKPPPLFHEGAPYPPPLFIRDTYNQSIPQPPPRKIKRPKRKMYREEPTSIMNAIKLRPRQVLCDKCKNSVVAEKKEIKKGGNASDSSKYEDNKKRRNESVTTVNKKLKTDHKVDGKSQNESQKRNAVVKVSNIAHSRSRVVKVSAQANTSKAQLNTKKVLQSKNMDHAKAREVLKMAKEKAQKKQSATSSSKNAHSKVHFTRRLQNTSSGSLPPRLRLKPQRYRNEENDSSLKTGLEKIRSGKMATKPQSRCSSTRSAGEAPSESQSPSKGSEEASGEVQDTSEVHVTVDQDEHQTLGKRGSKSNITVYMTLNQKKSDSSSASVCSSDSTDDLKSTNSECSSTESFDFPPGSMHAPSSSSSSSKEEKKLSNSLKTEVFSKNVSKCVTPDGRTVCVGDIVWAKIYGFPWWPARVLTITVSRKDNGLLVRQEARISWFGSTTTSFLALAQLSPFLESFQLRFNKKRKGLYRKAVTEAAKAAKQLTPEVRALLTQFET, from the exons atggcGGCCATGGCTGCGGAGGCGGCGGCGACTGCAGCGGTGCCGGGCGACGGGGGGGCCGGCGAGGCCGAGCCTGAGATGGAGCCGATCCCGGGCAGCGAGGCCGGCGCGGACCCTCTCTCCGCCGTCACCGAGGCCGTGGAGTCGGTGGTGCCGGACGGGGAGGAGGCCGACGGGGGCAAGGCTGCTCCCGGCGAGGCCGAGGAGCCGCCGCCTGTGCAGCTCGCCCGGAgcccggccgggacccgggagcCGGACGCCGAGAGGACGGAGaagccgccgccccccgccccggcgccggccTCGCCGAGCCCGGGGACCGAGGGgccgccgcagccctgcccgccggccgccgcccgcccgcccctgcCCCCGGAgccgccgcagccctgcccgccgcccgccgggggctcggcggggccggagcccggGGAGGAGCCGTCccggccggaggaggaggagccggATGCTGCCGCCGCCGAGCCCGAGCGCCCGGTGCCGGCGGCTGCGGCCGGGGGGTGGGCGGaggccgcgctgctgcccggcgccgagGTGCGGGTCACCCTGGACCACATCATCGAGGACGCGCTGGTGGTCTCCTTCCGCCTGGGAGAGAAGCTCTTCTCTGGGGTCCTCATGGACCTCTCCAAAAG gTTTGGACCCCACGGAATCCCTGTGACCATATTTCCTAAAAGGGAGTACAAGGATAAACCCGAAGCCATGCAGCTCCAGAGTAAAGCATTCCAAGATGAGGCACAGGTGAAGTGTGAATCGAATGCTGCAGTCCCTGATGACTCTTCCCTCGCGCAGCCGTCGGAACCTAGCATAGCTAAAAGCCTATGGACTTCGAAGCCACCTCCTCTGTTTCATGAGGGAGCGCCATATCCTCCTCCTTTGTTTATCAGGGACACGTATAACCAGTCAATACCTCAGCCTCCGCCCCGGAAAATTAAGCGGCCCAAGCGTAAAATGTACAGGGAGGAACCCACTTCGATCATGAATGCTATCAAACTACGGCCCCGGCAGGTCTTGTGTGACAAGTGCAAAAACAGTgttgttgcagaaaaaaaagaaataaaaaaaggtggCAATGCAAGTGACTCTTCAAAATATGAGGATAATAAAAAGCGAAGAAATGAGAGTGTGACTACTGTGAATAAAAAACTTAAGACTGACCATAAAGTGGACGGAAAAAGCCAAAATGAAAGCCAGAAAAGGAACGCTGTGGTCAAGGTTTCAAATATTGCCCACAGCAGAAGCAGAGTAGTTAAAGTTTCTGCACAAGCAAATACTTCGAAAGCGCAGTTAAACACAAAAAAAGTTCTCCAGAGCAAAAACATGGATCATGCAAAAGCTCGGGAAGTTTTGAAAATGGCCAAAGAAAAGGCACAAAAGAAGCAGAGTGCAACCTCCTCTTCCAAAAATGCACATTCAAAGGTCCACTTCACACGGCGTCTTCAGAACACCAGCTCAGGTTCCCTCCCACCCCGATTGCGTTTAAAGCCACAAAGGTATCGGAATGAAGAAAATGACTCTTCTCTCAAGACAGGACTTGAGAAAATACGGAGCGGCAAGATGGCAACTAAGCCCCAGTCTCGCTGCTCCTCCACCCGCTCAGCAGGTGAGGCCCCTTCAGAAAGTCAGAGCCCCTCAAAAGGCTCTgaagaggccagcggtgaggttCAGGACACGAGTGAAGTGCATGTAACTGTTGATCAGGATGAACACCAGACACTGGGCAAGAGAGGCAGCAAAAGCAATATAACGGTTTACATGACCCTTAATCAAAAGAAATCTGACTCTTCCAGTGCGTCAGTGTGTAGTAGTGATAGCACAGATGATCTGAAATCTACCAACTCCGAGTGTAGCTCTACtgaaagctttgattttcctccaggcagcatgcatgcaccttcctcctcctcctcctcttccaaggaagagaaaaagctcAGTAATTCCTTGAAAACGGAAGTGTTTTCCAAAAACGTCTCTAAATGTGTCACACCAGATGGCAGGACCGTATGCGTAGGGGACATTGTTTGGGCCAAGATTTACGGCTTCCCTTGGTGGCCAGCCCGTGTTCTTACCATAACTGTGAGCCGGAAAGATAACGGCCTCTTAGTTCGCCAGGAGGCTCGCATCTCGTGGTTCGGCTCCACAACAACATCTTTTCTCGCTCTTGCACAACTCTCCCCCTTTTTAGAAAGCTTCCAGTTGCGCTTTAATAAGAAGAGAAAGGGCCTTTACCGCAAGGCCGTCACAGAGGCAGCGAAGGCTGCTAAGCAGCTGACTCCCGAGGTTCGGGCCCTGCTGACGCAGTTTGAAACGTGA
- the PWWP2A gene encoding PWWP domain-containing protein 2A isoform X2, producing MAAMAAEAAATAAVPGDGGAGEAEPEMEPIPGSEAGADPLSAVTEAVESVVPDGEEADGGKAAPGEAEEPPPVQLARSPAGTREPDAERTEKPPPPAPAPASPSPGTEGPPQPCPPAAARPPLPPEPPQPCPPPAGGSAGPEPGEEPSRPEEEEPDAAAAEPERPVPAAAAGGWAEAALLPGAEVRVTLDHIIEDALVVSFRLGEKLFSGVLMDLSKRFGPHGIPVTIFPKREYKDKPEAMQLQSKAFQDEAQVKCESNAAVPDDSSLAQPSEPSIAKSLWTSKPPPLFHEGAPYPPPLFIRDTYNQSIPQPPPRKIKRPKRKMYREEPTSIMNAIKLRPRQVLCDKCKNSVVAEKKEIKKGGNASDSSKYEDNKKRRNESVTTVNKKLKTDHKVDGKSQNESQKRNAVVKVSNIAHSRSRVVKVSAQANTSKAQLNTKKVLQSKNMDHAKAREVLKMAKEKAQKKQSATSSSKNAHSKVHFTRRLQNTSSGSLPPRLRLKPQRYRNEENDSSLKTGLEKIRSGKMATKPQSRCSSTRSAAQRH from the exons atggcGGCCATGGCTGCGGAGGCGGCGGCGACTGCAGCGGTGCCGGGCGACGGGGGGGCCGGCGAGGCCGAGCCTGAGATGGAGCCGATCCCGGGCAGCGAGGCCGGCGCGGACCCTCTCTCCGCCGTCACCGAGGCCGTGGAGTCGGTGGTGCCGGACGGGGAGGAGGCCGACGGGGGCAAGGCTGCTCCCGGCGAGGCCGAGGAGCCGCCGCCTGTGCAGCTCGCCCGGAgcccggccgggacccgggagcCGGACGCCGAGAGGACGGAGaagccgccgccccccgccccggcgccggccTCGCCGAGCCCGGGGACCGAGGGgccgccgcagccctgcccgccggccgccgcccgcccgcccctgcCCCCGGAgccgccgcagccctgcccgccgcccgccgggggctcggcggggccggagcccggGGAGGAGCCGTCccggccggaggaggaggagccggATGCTGCCGCCGCCGAGCCCGAGCGCCCGGTGCCGGCGGCTGCGGCCGGGGGGTGGGCGGaggccgcgctgctgcccggcgccgagGTGCGGGTCACCCTGGACCACATCATCGAGGACGCGCTGGTGGTCTCCTTCCGCCTGGGAGAGAAGCTCTTCTCTGGGGTCCTCATGGACCTCTCCAAAAG gTTTGGACCCCACGGAATCCCTGTGACCATATTTCCTAAAAGGGAGTACAAGGATAAACCCGAAGCCATGCAGCTCCAGAGTAAAGCATTCCAAGATGAGGCACAGGTGAAGTGTGAATCGAATGCTGCAGTCCCTGATGACTCTTCCCTCGCGCAGCCGTCGGAACCTAGCATAGCTAAAAGCCTATGGACTTCGAAGCCACCTCCTCTGTTTCATGAGGGAGCGCCATATCCTCCTCCTTTGTTTATCAGGGACACGTATAACCAGTCAATACCTCAGCCTCCGCCCCGGAAAATTAAGCGGCCCAAGCGTAAAATGTACAGGGAGGAACCCACTTCGATCATGAATGCTATCAAACTACGGCCCCGGCAGGTCTTGTGTGACAAGTGCAAAAACAGTgttgttgcagaaaaaaaagaaataaaaaaaggtggCAATGCAAGTGACTCTTCAAAATATGAGGATAATAAAAAGCGAAGAAATGAGAGTGTGACTACTGTGAATAAAAAACTTAAGACTGACCATAAAGTGGACGGAAAAAGCCAAAATGAAAGCCAGAAAAGGAACGCTGTGGTCAAGGTTTCAAATATTGCCCACAGCAGAAGCAGAGTAGTTAAAGTTTCTGCACAAGCAAATACTTCGAAAGCGCAGTTAAACACAAAAAAAGTTCTCCAGAGCAAAAACATGGATCATGCAAAAGCTCGGGAAGTTTTGAAAATGGCCAAAGAAAAGGCACAAAAGAAGCAGAGTGCAACCTCCTCTTCCAAAAATGCACATTCAAAGGTCCACTTCACACGGCGTCTTCAGAACACCAGCTCAGGTTCCCTCCCACCCCGATTGCGTTTAAAGCCACAAAGGTATCGGAATGAAGAAAATGACTCTTCTCTCAAGACAGGACTTGAGAAAATACGGAGCGGCAAGATGGCAACTAAGCCCCAGTCTCGCTGCTCCTCCACCCGCTCAGCAG